One segment of Streptomyces sp. NA02950 DNA contains the following:
- the egtB gene encoding ergothioneine biosynthesis protein EgtB, which yields MTAPDSDLLDLDPEALRRRAEAALRTARERTHTLTTCVDDHDLTAQHSPLMSPLVWDLAHIGNQEEQWLLRAVGGREALRPEIDSVYDAFEHPRAERPSLPLLAPSEARGYVSEVRGRVFDVLERIELRGAPLVDAGFAFGMIAQHEQQHDETMLITHQLRLGPAALTAPEPPDTVDGGALPEEVLVPGGPFTMGTSTEPWALDNERPAHRRLVPPFWIDTAPVTNGAYARFIADGGYAERRWWTPEGWAHIQEHGLSAPLFWRHEGGQWLRRRFGVTEPVPEDEPVLHVSWYEADAYARWAGRRLPSEEEWEKAARHDPATGRSLRYPWGDEDPTPDHANLGQRHLRPARAGSYPKGASPLGVRQLIGDVWEWTSSDFLPYPGFSVFPYPEYSQVFFGPAYKVLRGGSFAVDAVACRGTFRNWDLPVRRQIFSGFRTARDAAAEAA from the coding sequence ATGACCGCTCCCGACTCCGACCTCCTCGATCTCGATCCCGAGGCGCTGCGCCGGCGCGCCGAGGCCGCGCTGCGCACCGCGCGCGAACGCACCCACACCCTCACCACCTGCGTGGACGACCACGACCTCACCGCCCAGCACTCCCCTTTGATGTCCCCGCTGGTGTGGGACCTGGCTCATATCGGCAACCAGGAGGAGCAGTGGCTGCTGCGCGCCGTCGGCGGACGGGAGGCGCTGCGCCCGGAGATCGACTCGGTGTACGACGCCTTCGAGCATCCGCGCGCCGAGCGGCCCTCACTGCCGCTGCTGGCACCGTCCGAGGCCCGGGGCTATGTCTCCGAAGTGCGCGGGCGGGTGTTCGACGTCCTGGAGCGGATCGAGCTGCGCGGCGCCCCGCTGGTCGACGCGGGCTTCGCCTTCGGCATGATCGCCCAGCATGAGCAGCAGCACGACGAGACCATGCTCATCACCCACCAGCTGCGGCTCGGGCCCGCCGCGCTGACCGCCCCGGAGCCGCCGGACACCGTCGACGGGGGCGCGCTGCCCGAGGAGGTCCTGGTCCCCGGCGGTCCGTTCACCATGGGCACCTCCACCGAGCCCTGGGCGCTGGACAACGAACGGCCCGCCCACCGGCGGCTGGTCCCGCCCTTCTGGATCGACACCGCCCCGGTGACCAACGGTGCGTACGCCCGGTTCATCGCGGACGGCGGCTACGCGGAGCGCCGCTGGTGGACTCCGGAGGGCTGGGCGCACATCCAGGAGCACGGGCTGAGCGCCCCGCTGTTCTGGCGGCACGAGGGCGGGCAGTGGCTGCGCCGCCGGTTCGGGGTGACCGAACCGGTGCCGGAGGACGAGCCGGTGCTGCATGTGAGCTGGTACGAGGCGGACGCCTACGCCCGCTGGGCGGGGCGCCGGCTGCCCAGCGAGGAGGAGTGGGAGAAGGCGGCCCGCCACGATCCGGCGACCGGCCGCTCGCTGCGCTATCCGTGGGGCGACGAGGACCCCACCCCCGACCATGCCAACCTCGGCCAGCGCCATCTGCGGCCCGCACGGGCCGGGAGCTATCCGAAGGGTGCCTCCCCGCTCGGCGTCCGGCAGCTGATCGGCGATGTGTGGGAGTGGACGTCCAGCGACTTCCTGCCCTATCCGGGGTTCAGCGTCTTCCCCTACCCGGAGTACTCGCAGGTCTTCTTCGGGCCCGCGTACAAGGTGCTGCGCGGTGGCTCGTTCGCGGTGGACGCGGTGGCCTGCCGGGGCACCTTCCGCAACTGGGACCTGCCGGTCCGCCGGCAGATCTTCTCGGGGTTCCGCACCGCCCGCGACGCCGCCGCGGAGGCCGCGTGA
- the egtD gene encoding L-histidine N(alpha)-methyltransferase: MSSFTMTRTLPVDTTTAALRADVADGLTRTPKQLPPKWFYDARGSELFEEITRLPEYYPTRAEREILRARAAEIADATGARTLVELGSGSSEKTRHLIRALPELRTYVPVDVSESALEPAGRALLTEHPELTVHAMVADFMTGLTLPEESPGPRLLAFLGGTIGNLLPSERAEFFTAVSALLAPGDALLLGTDLVKDEATLVAAYDDAQGVTAAFNKNVLAVLNRELGADFNPADFDHVAAWNAEEEWIEMRLRARKELTAKIPAMDLAIHFTAGEEVRTEVSAKFREGKVRTELAASGLEPRRWWTDAEGRFALSLAVRT; encoded by the coding sequence GTGAGCTCCTTCACCATGACCCGCACCCTGCCCGTGGACACCACCACCGCCGCGCTGCGCGCCGATGTGGCCGACGGGCTGACCCGCACCCCCAAGCAGCTGCCGCCGAAGTGGTTCTACGACGCCCGTGGAAGTGAGCTCTTCGAAGAGATCACCCGGCTGCCCGAGTACTATCCGACCCGCGCGGAGCGGGAGATCCTCAGAGCGAGGGCGGCCGAGATCGCCGACGCCACCGGAGCCAGAACCCTGGTCGAACTGGGCTCCGGCTCCTCGGAGAAGACCCGTCATCTGATCCGGGCACTGCCGGAGCTGCGGACCTACGTCCCGGTGGACGTGAGCGAGAGCGCCCTCGAACCGGCCGGGCGCGCTCTGCTCACCGAACATCCGGAACTGACGGTGCACGCCATGGTGGCCGACTTCATGACCGGGCTCACCCTGCCCGAGGAATCGCCCGGGCCGCGGCTGCTGGCGTTCCTCGGCGGCACCATCGGCAATCTGCTGCCGTCCGAGCGGGCGGAGTTCTTCACCGCGGTGAGCGCGCTGCTGGCCCCGGGTGACGCGCTGCTGCTCGGCACCGACCTGGTCAAGGACGAGGCCACGCTGGTCGCCGCGTACGACGACGCGCAAGGAGTCACCGCGGCGTTCAACAAGAACGTGCTCGCGGTGCTCAACCGCGAGCTGGGCGCCGACTTCAACCCGGCGGACTTCGACCATGTGGCGGCCTGGAACGCCGAGGAGGAGTGGATCGAGATGCGGCTGCGGGCCCGCAAGGAGCTCACCGCGAAGATCCCCGCGATGGATCTCGCCATCCACTTCACGGCCGGGGAGGAGGTCCGCACCGAGGTGTCGGCCAAGTTCCGGGAGGGCAAGGTGCGGACCGAACTGGCCGCTTCGGGCCTGGAGCCGCGGCGCTGGTGGACCGACGCCGAGGGCCGCTTCGCGCTGTCGCTGGCGGTCCGTACGTAG
- the egtA gene encoding ergothioneine biosynthesis glutamate--cysteine ligase EgtA: MPDSKAISEAEMEARLHGICFKTGPPRRIGVELEWLVYDPHDPVRPVEVARLEAAVTALRGLPLRSAITFEPGGQVELSSPPADSLTACVESAAADLVLVRTLLAGLGLGIAGHGHDPWRPPRRFLSTPRYESMETYFNRRGPAGRSMMCSTASVQVCVDAGQEEPGPLGLGRRWRLAHLVGAVLTAAFANSPLCEGRPTGYRSTRQALWASMDPGRTLAPSDGKDPRAAWTRYVLDAPVMAVRAEHGPWTVPDGLTFRQWARTALPRPPTLDDLDFHVSTLFPPVRPRGHLELRMIDAQSGDDGWIVPLAVTVALFDDPQAAETVYRVVKPLAETAGSAPAPCNPLWLSATRDGLADPELRTAAATCFATALEALPRLGASPAITSAVADFTDRYVARGRCPADDLLAPVPGKEERP, encoded by the coding sequence GTGCCCGACAGCAAGGCGATCAGTGAGGCCGAGATGGAGGCCAGGCTGCACGGCATCTGTTTCAAAACAGGGCCGCCGCGCCGTATCGGTGTTGAGCTGGAATGGCTCGTGTACGACCCGCACGACCCCGTACGACCCGTGGAGGTGGCCCGGCTGGAAGCCGCGGTCACCGCACTGCGCGGACTGCCGCTCCGGTCCGCGATCACCTTCGAACCCGGCGGCCAGGTGGAGCTGAGCTCCCCCCCGGCCGACTCCCTCACCGCATGTGTGGAGTCCGCCGCCGCCGATCTGGTTCTCGTCCGCACCCTCCTCGCCGGGCTCGGCCTCGGTATTGCCGGGCATGGGCATGACCCCTGGCGGCCGCCACGCCGGTTTCTTTCCACGCCCCGCTACGAGTCCATGGAGACCTATTTCAACCGCCGGGGCCCGGCGGGGCGGTCCATGATGTGCAGCACCGCCTCGGTCCAGGTGTGCGTGGACGCCGGGCAGGAGGAGCCCGGTCCGCTGGGTCTGGGGCGGCGCTGGCGGCTCGCCCACCTAGTGGGCGCCGTCCTGACCGCCGCCTTCGCCAATTCGCCGCTGTGCGAGGGCCGGCCCACCGGCTACCGCTCCACCCGGCAAGCCCTGTGGGCCTCGATGGATCCCGGCCGCACCCTCGCCCCGTCCGACGGCAAGGACCCGCGCGCCGCCTGGACCCGCTATGTGCTGGACGCGCCGGTGATGGCCGTCCGGGCCGAGCACGGGCCGTGGACCGTTCCGGACGGACTCACCTTCCGCCAGTGGGCCCGTACCGCACTGCCCCGGCCACCCACCCTCGACGATCTCGACTTCCACGTCTCCACCCTCTTCCCGCCCGTGCGGCCGCGCGGGCATCTCGAACTGCGCATGATCGACGCGCAGAGCGGCGACGACGGCTGGATCGTGCCCCTCGCCGTCACGGTGGCGCTCTTCGATGACCCCCAGGCCGCGGAAACCGTCTACCGCGTGGTGAAACCCCTCGCCGAGACCGCGGGCTCCGCGCCCGCTCCGTGCAATCCGCTGTGGCTGAGCGCGACCCGGGACGGTCTGGCCGACCCCGAGCTGCGGACCGCCGCCGCCACCTGCTTCGCCACCGCGCTGGAGGCACTGCCCCGGCTGGGTGCCTCCCCCGCCATCACGTCCGCCGTCGCCGACTTCACCGACCGCTATGTGGCCAGAGGCCGATGTCCCGCCGACGATCTGCTCGCCCCCGTCCCCGGGAAGGAGGAACGGCCATGA
- a CDS encoding NADPH:quinone oxidoreductase family protein — protein MQAWRVHDNGEPREVMRLADVPDPVAGRGQLLVRVLGVNVNFPDALLCRGQYQVRPPLPFTPGVELCGEVVAVGEGAEGEVGSRVLATPTLPSGGFAELVAVDAANALPAPDALDDAEAAALHIGYQTGWFGLHRRARLQSGETLLVHAAAGGVGTAAVQLGKAAGARVIGVVGGADKVRVARELGCDLVLDRREDDIVAAVKEATGGRGADVIYDPVGGDAFAKSVKCVAFEGRIVVVGFASGVVPQAALNHALVKNYAILGLHWGLYNTKDPAAVRSCHDELTKLAAQGTVRPLVSERVPLAGAAEAVQRVADGVTTGRVVVVPGLATGGAR, from the coding sequence ATGCAGGCATGGCGAGTGCACGACAATGGCGAGCCGCGCGAGGTCATGCGCCTGGCGGACGTGCCCGATCCGGTGGCGGGGCGGGGACAGCTGCTGGTGCGGGTCCTGGGTGTCAACGTCAACTTCCCCGACGCCCTGCTGTGCCGCGGCCAGTACCAGGTCCGGCCGCCGCTGCCGTTCACCCCGGGCGTCGAACTGTGCGGTGAGGTCGTCGCCGTCGGCGAGGGCGCCGAGGGCGAGGTGGGCTCCCGGGTCCTGGCCACCCCCACCCTGCCGTCGGGCGGCTTCGCCGAGCTGGTCGCCGTGGACGCGGCGAACGCGCTCCCCGCCCCCGACGCCCTCGATGACGCGGAGGCCGCGGCGCTGCACATCGGCTACCAGACCGGCTGGTTCGGTCTGCACCGCCGGGCCCGGCTGCAATCAGGAGAAACCCTGCTGGTGCACGCCGCCGCGGGCGGGGTGGGCACCGCCGCCGTCCAGCTCGGCAAGGCGGCCGGCGCCCGGGTCATCGGCGTCGTCGGCGGCGCGGACAAGGTGCGAGTCGCCCGTGAACTGGGCTGCGACCTCGTCCTCGACCGCCGCGAGGACGACATCGTGGCCGCGGTCAAGGAGGCCACCGGCGGACGCGGCGCCGATGTGATCTACGACCCGGTCGGCGGCGACGCCTTCGCCAAGTCCGTCAAGTGCGTGGCCTTCGAGGGCCGCATCGTGGTCGTCGGATTCGCCAGCGGCGTCGTCCCGCAGGCCGCCCTCAACCACGCCCTGGTCAAGAACTACGCCATCCTCGGCCTCCACTGGGGCCTGTACAACACCAAGGACCCGGCCGCCGTCCGCTCCTGCCACGACGAACTGACCAAGCTGGCCGCCCAGGGCACCGTACGGCCCCTGGTCAGCGAGCGGGTGCCGCTCGCTGGCGCGGCCGAAGCCGTCCAGCGCGTCGCCGACGGCGTCACCACCGGCCGTGTGGTCGTCGTCCCCGGCCTGGCGACGGGAGGGGCCCGATGA
- a CDS encoding family 2B encapsulin nanocompartment shell protein, which produces MTTSVESDEQPLSLGTAAARNLATTTKSVPQMQAISSRWLLRILPWVQVSAGTYRVNRRLSYTVGDGRVEFVSTGSRVRVIPPELGELPTLRGFSDTAVLESLADACVQREYAPGDVLVEAGRPADQVYLIAHGKVRQIAPGAYDTDTALAVLADGEYFGDPVLTGPEHTWDFTVRAVTRTTVLTLPRRAFQEAADRSEALRGHLEDRENRPEPARNRRGEADIAIASGHSGEPVLPGTFAEYELSPREYELSVAQTVLRVHTRVADLYSDPMDQVEQQLRLTIEALRERQEHELVNNREFGLLHHADLSQRIHTRSGPPTPDDLDELLTRRRKTQFLLAHPRTIAAFGRECSSRGLYPQGTEVHGVAVRAWRGVPLLPCNKIPVSESGTSSILAMRTGEESQGVIGLHQTGIPDEYEPSLNVRFMGISEQAMTSYLVSVYYSAAILVPDALGVLEDVEIGR; this is translated from the coding sequence ATGACCACTTCCGTGGAGTCCGATGAGCAGCCGCTGAGCCTGGGCACGGCCGCCGCACGGAATCTGGCGACCACGACCAAGTCCGTTCCGCAGATGCAGGCCATCTCGTCGCGGTGGCTGCTGCGGATCCTGCCCTGGGTGCAGGTGTCGGCCGGCACCTACCGGGTGAACCGGCGGCTGAGCTACACGGTCGGTGACGGGCGGGTGGAGTTCGTCTCCACCGGGTCGCGGGTGCGGGTCATCCCGCCGGAGTTGGGTGAGCTGCCGACGCTGCGCGGCTTCTCGGACACCGCCGTGCTGGAGTCGCTGGCCGACGCCTGTGTCCAGCGGGAGTACGCGCCCGGGGATGTGCTGGTCGAGGCCGGCCGCCCGGCCGATCAGGTGTATCTCATCGCCCATGGCAAGGTCCGGCAGATCGCCCCCGGCGCCTATGACACCGATACGGCGCTCGCGGTGCTGGCCGACGGGGAGTACTTCGGCGACCCCGTGCTCACCGGCCCGGAGCATACCTGGGACTTCACCGTCCGGGCGGTCACCCGCACCACGGTGCTCACCCTCCCCCGCCGTGCCTTCCAGGAGGCGGCCGACCGCTCCGAGGCGCTGCGCGGCCATCTCGAGGACCGGGAGAACCGGCCGGAGCCCGCGCGGAACCGGCGCGGCGAGGCCGATATCGCGATCGCCTCGGGCCACTCGGGCGAGCCGGTGCTGCCGGGGACGTTCGCCGAGTACGAGCTGAGTCCGCGGGAGTACGAGCTGAGCGTGGCCCAGACCGTGCTGCGGGTCCACACCCGGGTCGCGGATCTCTACAGCGACCCCATGGACCAGGTCGAGCAGCAGCTCCGGCTGACCATCGAGGCGCTGCGCGAGCGCCAGGAGCACGAGCTCGTCAACAACCGGGAGTTCGGTCTGCTGCACCATGCGGATCTGTCCCAGCGCATCCACACCCGCAGCGGCCCGCCCACCCCCGACGACCTCGACGAACTGCTGACGCGACGCCGCAAGACGCAGTTTCTGCTGGCCCATCCGCGGACCATCGCGGCGTTCGGGCGGGAGTGCAGCAGCCGGGGCCTGTATCCGCAGGGCACCGAGGTCCACGGGGTGGCGGTGCGGGCCTGGCGCGGGGTGCCGCTGCTGCCGTGCAACAAGATCCCGGTCAGCGAGTCCGGCACCAGCTCCATCCTGGCGATGCGCACCGGGGAGGAGAGCCAGGGCGTCATCGGCCTCCACCAGACCGGGATCCCCGATGAGTACGAGCCCAGTCTGAACGTCCGGTTCATGGGCATCAGCGAGCAGGCCATGACGTCGTATCTGGTCAGCGTCTACTACTCGGCGGCGATTCTGGTGCCTGACGCGCTGGGTGTTCTGGAGGACGTCGAGATCGGCCGCTGA
- a CDS encoding acyl-CoA dehydrogenase family protein, with protein MTTARDRTAVDAPELRRRVRALLDAHPPAGTDRLDFLRARFDAGLAWVHYPVGLGGLDAPRSLQSVVDAELEAAGAPDNDPRRIGIGLGMAAPTILGFGTDEQRTRLLRPLWTGEEVWCQLFSEPGAGSDLAALGTRAVRDGDTWVVDGQKVWTSSAHIARWAILIARTDPDLPKHRGITYFICDMTDPGVEVRPLRQITGEAEFNEVFLTGVRIPDSRRLGEIGEGWRVAQTTLMNERVAIGGGRVPREGGMIGLVAGTWRERPELRTHDLHQRLLRLWTDAEAARLASERLRQQLALGQPGPEGSAMKLAFSHLNQRLSALEVEMLGEEGLSYDDWTLRRPEHVDFTGRDAGYRYLRAKGNSIEGGTSEVLLNIIAERVLGLPPEPRTDKDVAWKDLPR; from the coding sequence ATGACCACCGCCCGGGACCGGACCGCCGTGGACGCCCCCGAACTGCGCCGCCGCGTCCGCGCACTCCTCGACGCCCACCCCCCGGCCGGCACCGACCGGCTGGACTTCCTGCGGGCCCGCTTCGACGCCGGACTCGCCTGGGTGCACTACCCGGTCGGCCTCGGCGGCCTGGACGCCCCGCGCTCCCTCCAGTCCGTCGTGGACGCCGAACTCGAGGCCGCCGGCGCACCCGACAACGACCCCCGCCGCATCGGTATCGGCCTGGGCATGGCCGCCCCCACCATCCTCGGCTTCGGCACCGACGAGCAGCGCACCCGACTGCTGCGCCCGCTGTGGACCGGCGAGGAGGTGTGGTGCCAGCTGTTCAGCGAGCCCGGCGCCGGATCGGACCTCGCGGCCCTCGGCACCCGCGCCGTACGCGACGGCGACACCTGGGTGGTAGACGGCCAGAAGGTGTGGACCTCCAGCGCGCATATCGCCCGCTGGGCCATCCTCATCGCCCGCACCGACCCCGATCTGCCCAAGCACCGCGGCATCACCTACTTCATCTGCGATATGACCGACCCTGGTGTCGAGGTGCGGCCCCTGCGGCAGATCACCGGTGAGGCGGAGTTCAACGAGGTCTTCCTCACCGGCGTGCGCATCCCCGACAGCCGCCGCCTCGGCGAGATCGGCGAGGGCTGGCGGGTCGCCCAGACCACCTTGATGAACGAGCGGGTCGCCATCGGCGGCGGCCGCGTCCCCCGCGAGGGCGGCATGATCGGCCTGGTCGCCGGGACCTGGCGCGAGCGGCCCGAGCTGCGCACGCACGATCTCCACCAGCGGCTGCTGCGGCTGTGGACGGACGCCGAGGCGGCCCGGCTGGCGAGCGAACGGCTGCGCCAGCAGCTCGCGCTCGGCCAGCCCGGCCCGGAGGGCTCGGCCATGAAGCTCGCCTTCTCCCACCTCAACCAGCGGCTCAGCGCGCTGGAGGTCGAAATGCTGGGGGAGGAGGGGCTGAGTTACGACGACTGGACGCTGCGCCGCCCCGAACACGTCGACTTCACCGGCCGCGACGCCGGCTACCGCTATCTGCGGGCCAAGGGCAACTCCATCGAGGGCGGCACCTCGGAGGTGCTGCTCAACATCATCGCCGAACGCGTCCTGGGCCTGCCGCCCGAGCCGCGGACCGACAAGGACGTCGCGTGGAAGGACCTGCCCCGATGA
- a CDS encoding family 2B encapsulin nanocompartment shell protein, whose amino-acid sequence MTTSVERGSGTDDSQPLSSLGTAAARNLATTTKSVPQMQGISSRWLLRMLSWVHVPGGTYRVNRRASHTLGDGRVEFTTTGAEVRVIPVELRELPLLRGFEDTDVLEALANRFTQRELAPGEVLVEAGRPADELYLIAHGKVDKLAEGAFDDPSVVGTAAGGDHLGERELASAEGCTWGVTVKAVTSCTVLALSRQEFEEQMDRSGALREHVEAVRAAPKAPANEHGEASIELSSGHAGEPVLPGTFAEYELAPREYELSVAQTVLRVHTRVADLYNDPMNQVEQQLRLTIEALRERQEHELVNNPRIGLLHNADLSQRIHTRGGPPTPDDLDSLLATVWKDPGLILAHPRAIAAIGREFNNRGISPQSVEVNGHAVPAWRGVPIFPCNKIPVTRSGVTSVLALRTGEENQGVIGLHRTGIPDEYQPSLSVRFMGISEQAIISYLVSAYYSAAVLVPDALGILENVEIGL is encoded by the coding sequence ATGACGACGTCCGTTGAACGGGGTTCCGGTACCGACGATTCGCAGCCGCTGTCGAGTCTCGGCACGGCCGCCGCACGGAATCTGGCGACGACGACCAAGTCCGTTCCGCAGATGCAGGGAATTTCCTCGCGATGGCTGCTGCGCATGCTGTCGTGGGTGCATGTGCCGGGCGGCACCTACCGGGTGAACCGGCGTGCCTCGCACACGCTCGGGGACGGCCGGGTGGAATTCACCACCACCGGTGCCGAGGTCCGGGTCATTCCGGTCGAGCTGCGGGAGCTTCCGCTGCTCCGCGGCTTCGAGGACACCGATGTCCTCGAGGCGCTGGCGAACCGGTTCACCCAGCGGGAGCTGGCTCCCGGCGAGGTGCTGGTGGAGGCCGGGCGTCCGGCCGACGAGCTGTATCTGATCGCCCACGGCAAGGTCGACAAGCTGGCCGAGGGTGCCTTCGACGATCCCTCGGTGGTCGGCACGGCCGCGGGCGGTGACCACCTCGGCGAGCGGGAGCTGGCCTCGGCAGAGGGCTGCACCTGGGGCGTCACCGTCAAGGCGGTCACCTCCTGCACCGTCCTGGCGCTCTCCCGCCAGGAGTTCGAGGAGCAGATGGACCGCTCGGGGGCGCTGCGGGAGCATGTGGAGGCGGTGCGCGCGGCACCGAAGGCCCCGGCCAACGAGCACGGCGAGGCGTCCATCGAGCTGTCCTCCGGCCATGCGGGCGAGCCCGTGCTGCCGGGGACGTTCGCCGAGTACGAGCTCGCGCCCCGCGAGTACGAGCTGAGCGTGGCCCAGACCGTGCTGCGGGTCCACACCCGGGTCGCCGACCTGTACAACGACCCGATGAACCAGGTCGAGCAGCAGCTCCGGCTGACCATCGAGGCGCTGCGGGAGCGCCAGGAGCACGAGCTCGTCAACAACCCCCGGATCGGTCTGCTGCACAACGCGGATCTGTCCCAGCGCATTCACACCCGCGGCGGCCCGCCCACCCCCGACGACCTCGACTCCCTGCTGGCCACCGTGTGGAAGGACCCGGGGCTGATCCTCGCGCATCCGCGCGCCATCGCCGCGATCGGCCGGGAGTTCAACAACCGTGGCATCTCCCCGCAGAGCGTGGAGGTGAACGGTCATGCGGTGCCCGCGTGGCGCGGGGTGCCCATTTTCCCGTGCAACAAGATCCCGGTGACCCGCAGCGGGGTCACCTCCGTTCTCGCGCTGCGCACCGGCGAGGAGAACCAGGGGGTGATCGGGCTGCATCGGACCGGAATTCCCGATGAATACCAGCCGAGCCTCTCCGTGCGGTTCATGGGAATCAGCGAGCAGGCCATCATCTCGTATCTCGTCAGTGCCTACTATTCCGCGGCCGTTCTGGTCCCGGACGCGCTCGGAATCCTGGAGAACGTGGAAATCGGCCTCTGA
- a CDS encoding acyl-CoA dehydrogenase family protein, whose amino-acid sequence MSTPDLLYSEAEDDLRAAVRSLLADRCPPPAVLAQAESDRPYDPAVWQALGAEMGTAGLLVPDKLGGQGATAREAAVVMEELGRAVAPVPYLTSAVLAVTALLGCDTDEEAVARLLGGLAEGGTTGALALPLSSAPGEGTPPATVRAGGDGTLSGEVRGVAGALGAEVLLVPAEGPDGYGLYAVHTTEPGATLEPLTSLDLTRPLATVTLDSAPARRVAAAERAGDAVRRALLTGAGLLASEQLGIAEWCLTEAVRHTGERHQFGRPIGSFQALKHRMAALWLELVSARAAARYAADALAADSPDTPVAVAVAQAHCAEVAVHAAEECVQLHGGIGMTWEHPAHLYLKRAKSDEIALGTPGRHRQLLAGLVDLPAPTG is encoded by the coding sequence ATGAGCACCCCGGATCTGCTCTACTCCGAGGCCGAGGACGATCTGCGCGCGGCCGTACGGTCGTTGCTCGCCGACCGCTGCCCGCCCCCGGCCGTCCTCGCCCAGGCGGAGAGCGACCGGCCGTACGACCCCGCCGTATGGCAGGCGCTGGGCGCCGAGATGGGCACGGCAGGGCTGCTGGTCCCCGACAAGCTGGGCGGACAGGGCGCCACCGCACGCGAGGCGGCGGTGGTGATGGAGGAACTCGGCCGCGCCGTGGCCCCCGTGCCCTACCTCACCAGTGCCGTCCTGGCCGTCACCGCCCTTCTCGGCTGCGACACCGACGAGGAGGCCGTGGCACGGCTGCTCGGCGGACTCGCCGAGGGCGGGACGACCGGCGCGCTGGCCCTGCCGTTGTCCAGCGCCCCGGGGGAGGGCACCCCGCCCGCCACCGTAAGGGCAGGCGGCGACGGAACCCTGAGCGGCGAGGTCCGCGGTGTCGCGGGCGCGCTGGGTGCCGAGGTGCTGCTCGTCCCCGCCGAAGGGCCGGACGGCTACGGGCTGTACGCCGTGCACACCACCGAACCCGGAGCCACCCTCGAACCGCTCACCTCACTGGACCTCACCAGGCCGCTCGCCACGGTGACCCTCGACAGCGCGCCCGCACGCCGGGTGGCCGCTGCGGAACGGGCCGGGGACGCGGTCCGGCGTGCCCTGCTGACCGGGGCGGGGTTGCTCGCCTCCGAACAGCTGGGGATCGCCGAATGGTGTCTGACCGAGGCCGTGCGCCACACCGGCGAGCGCCATCAGTTCGGCCGGCCCATCGGCTCGTTCCAGGCGCTGAAACACCGGATGGCCGCGCTGTGGCTGGAGTTGGTCTCCGCCCGGGCCGCCGCCCGGTACGCCGCCGACGCCCTGGCCGCGGACAGCCCGGACACCCCGGTGGCGGTGGCCGTCGCCCAGGCGCACTGCGCCGAAGTGGCCGTGCACGCCGCCGAGGAGTGCGTACAGCTGCACGGCGGTATCGGGATGACCTGGGAACACCCGGCGCATCTCTACCTCAAGCGGGCCAAGAGCGACGAAATCGCGCTGGGGACGCCCGGCCGTCATCGTCAACTCCTGGCCGGGCTGGTGGACCTCCCGGCACCCACCGGCTGA
- the egtC gene encoding ergothioneine biosynthesis protein EgtC, giving the protein MCRHLAYLGPETTIGEVVSAPPHSLFSQSWAPRRQAHGTVNADGFGVGWYAPEDPVPARYRRAGPIWGDLSFADLARVVRTGALMAAVRDATEASADGEAGASPFASGVWLFSHNGAVREWPRSLAEVAASLPPADLLSLAARCDSALVWALVLHRLRLGHAAGEALAGAVETVAAAAPGSRLNLLLLDGSTIAATAWGDTLWYRADPGRAVAVASEPYDDDPLWTEVPDRTLLTATRTEVLLSPLKEASA; this is encoded by the coding sequence ATGTGCCGGCATCTCGCCTACCTCGGACCGGAGACCACCATCGGCGAGGTGGTCAGCGCTCCGCCGCACAGTCTGTTCTCGCAGTCGTGGGCGCCGCGGCGGCAGGCCCACGGCACCGTCAACGCCGACGGGTTCGGCGTCGGCTGGTACGCGCCGGAGGACCCGGTGCCCGCGCGCTACCGGCGTGCCGGGCCCATCTGGGGCGATCTGTCCTTCGCCGATCTCGCCCGGGTGGTGCGCACCGGGGCGCTGATGGCCGCCGTGCGCGACGCCACCGAGGCGAGCGCGGACGGGGAGGCGGGCGCCTCGCCCTTCGCCTCCGGGGTCTGGCTGTTCAGCCACAACGGCGCGGTGCGCGAGTGGCCGCGCTCCCTCGCGGAGGTGGCCGCGTCACTGCCGCCCGCCGACCTGCTGAGCCTGGCGGCGCGCTGTGACTCCGCGCTGGTGTGGGCGCTGGTGCTGCACCGGCTGCGGCTGGGGCACGCAGCGGGCGAGGCGCTGGCCGGGGCCGTCGAGACGGTGGCCGCCGCCGCGCCCGGTTCGCGGCTGAACCTGCTGCTCCTGGACGGATCGACGATCGCCGCCACCGCGTGGGGCGACACCCTGTGGTACCGGGCCGACCCGGGCCGCGCGGTGGCCGTGGCCTCCGAGCCGTACGACGACGATCCGCTCTGGACGGAAGTCCCCGACCGCACCCTGCTGACCGCGACCCGTACCGAGGTTCTCCTCTCCCCCCTCAAGGAGGCTTCCGCGTGA